In Bacteroidota bacterium, one genomic interval encodes:
- a CDS encoding T9SS type A sorting domain-containing protein yields the protein MKRYLFLFVFVLAGYGFSQQYPLRTIQEITTTPDSILSPGSEYSPYIGDTVRLRGLITVKPVVDPSTDRRRVIAAGGRWYAYVQDPNGLPFGGISIIQNDTTGVNQNSGFDLVDTAQVWEFTAVLSIFSGNTVQANLLVNPPTPVEFISQATKRPDPIELPMSTFMEGGVLKGEGEKYEGMYVIIRNVLTSDRNNSSGVFRFNDGNGNYMEMYDQSGYFTKRAHRLTGLTDYDAPADGTFLEYIRGVVHTRATGYYIVPLYPGDIKVGATPPSISNIARNNAFVARNVPVEVSARIVDLDGRITSGKLFYRVNMGSYNELALVRGTADTNTFSVTIPGVDADSAVVDYFFWAQDNENRITLNPADTSRNRWFYPVLNRPLTIQDVQYSPYGSGFSAVNNYRVTVSGVVTADTSDIPGFGSTALRVYIQNGASPWSGIWVKGFDALNLKRGDLVTVSGKVVEDFNVTCLDSVTAIVVNSTNNPVPEPIAVTTGTIGAKAGGVVDAEKYESVLIKYTNPVITRPNADNSGNFGEMLVDDNSGGTRVELQDGNHQYHNNWEPNLSGIQVDSLARFSSLTGVLYFSFSNYKLTPRKDADFVGYTTDIKDNLTPAEFSLSQNYPNPFNPSTAIEFSLPKGENVKLEIFDVLGRSVQTIINEYKEAGNYKVYFNASALPSGMYIYRIDAGVKSSVKKMILMK from the coding sequence ATGAAAAGATATCTTTTTCTTTTCGTTTTCGTTCTCGCCGGATATGGCTTCAGCCAGCAGTATCCATTGAGGACAATTCAGGAAATTACAACAACTCCTGATTCTATATTATCACCAGGGTCTGAGTATTCTCCTTACATCGGGGATACCGTAAGACTTAGAGGTTTGATTACAGTAAAACCGGTTGTTGATCCTTCAACTGACCGTAGAAGAGTTATTGCTGCCGGTGGACGCTGGTATGCTTATGTGCAGGACCCTAACGGACTTCCTTTTGGTGGTATTTCAATTATACAGAATGATACTACGGGAGTGAACCAGAACTCAGGGTTCGACCTCGTCGATACTGCTCAGGTTTGGGAGTTTACTGCGGTTCTTTCAATATTTTCAGGAAACACGGTTCAGGCAAATTTGCTCGTGAATCCTCCAACACCTGTTGAGTTTATCTCGCAGGCAACAAAAAGACCTGATCCGATCGAACTGCCAATGTCCACATTTATGGAAGGTGGCGTTCTTAAGGGAGAAGGTGAAAAATATGAAGGAATGTATGTCATTATCAGAAATGTACTGACAAGTGACAGAAACAATTCTTCTGGTGTTTTTCGTTTCAACGATGGTAACGGTAATTACATGGAAATGTATGACCAGTCCGGTTATTTTACAAAAAGAGCTCACCGTCTGACAGGTTTGACTGATTACGATGCTCCAGCAGATGGAACATTTCTTGAATATATCAGAGGTGTTGTTCATACCAGAGCTACCGGCTATTATATAGTTCCTCTTTACCCCGGTGACATAAAAGTTGGGGCAACTCCTCCAAGCATTTCGAATATTGCAAGAAACAACGCTTTTGTCGCAAGAAATGTACCTGTGGAAGTTTCAGCCAGAATAGTGGATCTTGATGGAAGAATCACTTCCGGAAAACTCTTTTACAGAGTTAACATGGGTTCGTACAACGAACTCGCACTTGTCAGAGGAACTGCTGATACAAACACATTTTCAGTAACAATTCCGGGTGTCGATGCAGACTCCGCGGTTGTTGACTATTTCTTCTGGGCACAGGATAATGAAAACAGAATCACTCTGAATCCTGCAGACACTTCGAGAAACAGATGGTTTTATCCTGTTCTAAACAGACCCCTGACAATTCAGGATGTTCAGTACAGTCCTTACGGCTCTGGTTTCAGTGCTGTTAACAATTACAGAGTCACTGTTAGTGGTGTTGTTACCGCTGACACTTCTGATATTCCTGGATTCGGAAGCACAGCTCTTAGAGTTTATATCCAGAACGGTGCCTCACCATGGTCAGGTATCTGGGTTAAAGGTTTTGATGCCCTCAATTTGAAGAGGGGAGACCTCGTTACAGTAAGTGGCAAGGTGGTTGAAGACTTTAATGTTACCTGTCTCGACTCAGTTACTGCCATTGTTGTTAATTCAACAAACAATCCCGTTCCTGAACCGATTGCTGTAACAACAGGTACAATCGGAGCAAAAGCCGGTGGAGTTGTTGATGCTGAAAAATATGAGAGTGTTCTTATCAAATATACCAACCCTGTAATTACCCGTCCAAACGCAGACAACAGCGGTAATTTTGGTGAAATGCTCGTTGATGACAATTCAGGCGGTACCAGAGTGGAACTCCAGGATGGGAACCATCAGTATCACAACAACTGGGAACCAAATCTCTCGGGTATCCAGGTAGATTCTCTCGCAAGATTCAGTTCTTTAACAGGTGTGCTTTATTTCTCATTCTCGAATTATAAACTTACACCGAGAAAAGATGCTGATTTCGTTGGATATACAACCGACATTAAAGATAATCTGACTCCTGCTGAATTTTCACTCAGCCAGAACTATCCTAATCCATTCAATCCTTCAACGGCTATCGAATTCAGTTTGCCAAAAGGTGAGAATGTGAAACTGGAAATTTTTGATGTTCTTGGAAGAAGTGTTCAGACAATAATAAATGAATACAAAGAAGCCGGAAACTATAAAGTATATTTCAATGCTTCCGCTCTTCCTTCAGGAATGTATATTTACAGAATTGACGCAGGTGTAAAATCTTCCGTCAAAAAAATGATCTTAATGAAATAA
- the lipA gene encoding lipoyl synthase, which yields MERKTINKHQRDFAEKVQDAKSTLGRRPEWLKVKLPTGKNYVDVKNLMRNNKLNTVCEEAKCPNLAECWNHRTATFMILGDTCTRSCGFCNIKVGMPNELDLDEPRRVAEAVNNLQLRHVVITSVNRDELIDGGAGIFTETIRIIRETTPDCTIEILIPDFKGYEPAFEIIMKNPPDILNHNLETVPSLYHAVRPQAKYQRSLDLIKWFHERGLKTKSGIMVGIGETKEQVVELMRDLVSHNCDILTIGQYLQPTTNHLPVNRFVTPDEFNFYKEEGLKMGFKIVESAPLVRSSYHADKQARMVTLVN from the coding sequence TTGGAAAGAAAAACCATAAACAAGCATCAAAGAGATTTTGCTGAAAAAGTACAGGATGCCAAATCCACACTCGGCAGAAGACCCGAATGGTTGAAAGTTAAACTTCCAACAGGGAAGAACTATGTTGATGTAAAAAATCTGATGAGGAACAATAAACTCAACACTGTATGTGAAGAGGCTAAATGCCCCAACCTTGCGGAATGCTGGAATCACAGGACTGCAACTTTTATGATCCTCGGTGATACATGTACGAGAAGTTGTGGATTCTGCAACATCAAAGTAGGTATGCCCAATGAACTTGATCTGGATGAACCCAGAAGAGTGGCGGAAGCTGTAAACAATTTGCAACTCAGACATGTTGTTATCACCTCCGTAAACAGGGATGAACTGATTGATGGTGGCGCAGGTATTTTTACTGAAACAATTCGAATTATCAGAGAAACCACTCCCGACTGTACAATCGAAATACTGATTCCCGACTTCAAAGGTTATGAACCCGCTTTCGAAATTATAATGAAAAATCCTCCCGATATATTAAATCATAACCTCGAAACTGTCCCTTCACTCTACCATGCAGTACGACCACAGGCAAAATATCAAAGAAGCCTCGACCTTATCAAATGGTTTCACGAAAGAGGATTGAAGACTAAAAGCGGTATCATGGTTGGAATTGGAGAGACCAAAGAACAGGTGGTGGAACTGATGCGTGACCTCGTGAGTCACAACTGCGATATTTTGACTATTGGTCAATACCTGCAACCAACAACAAATCATCTTCCGGTAAATCGCTTTGTCACACCCGATGAATTCAACTTTTACAAAGAAGAAGGTCTTAAAATGGGCTTCAAAATCGTAGAATCGGCTCCACTTGTAAGAAGCTCATATCATGCTGACAAGCAGGCAAGAATGGTGACCCTCGTTAATTAA